In Gemmobacter sp., a single genomic region encodes these proteins:
- a CDS encoding cupin domain-containing protein encodes MSDDIQKVVLLRPKETTVAVQGMPQFFGISAMSAGSQGLSMNLTAFDPGGSAKPHYHRNFETAVYGVTGRVALYYGPQLEELCVIEPGDFCFIPPGIPHAAYNLSDTESATSVSSRNDPVEQENVIRTPELDGLRDADAAALKARLLATA; translated from the coding sequence ATGAGCGATGATATCCAGAAAGTTGTCTTGCTGCGCCCGAAGGAAACCACGGTCGCTGTTCAGGGCATGCCGCAGTTCTTCGGCATTTCGGCCATGTCCGCCGGGTCGCAGGGGTTGTCAATGAACCTGACGGCCTTCGACCCCGGAGGCAGCGCCAAACCCCACTACCATCGCAATTTCGAAACCGCCGTCTATGGGGTCACCGGCCGGGTCGCACTGTATTACGGCCCGCAGCTGGAGGAACTTTGCGTGATCGAGCCAGGGGACTTCTGCTTCATCCCGCCGGGGATCCCGCATGCGGCCTATAATCTTTCCGATACCGAATCCGCGACATCGGTTTCGTCGCGGAATGATCCGGTCGAACAGGAAAACGTCATTCGCACGCCCGAACTGGACGGGTTGCGCGATGCCGACGCTGCGGCGCTGAAGGCACGTCTGCTGGCGACGGCGTGA
- a CDS encoding branched-chain amino acid ABC transporter permease, protein MMTALSSSPRPAAYDIIRRAAPLVLLLLGILMIILLAGFGDIVLKRRVILCLINITMVVGLYIFMGNSGILNFSAVGFMAIGAYAAALLTMAPALKATFLPDLPGWLAATQLPLLSGPALGGLVAAALALAMGGPIMRLSGIAAGIATFSLMFIIYVVLGNWNSLTGGQISLMGLKAWVGLWQAGLFAMAAVAIAWIYQETRWAIALRASREDQVAARASGIRVVRLRLGAYVLSAFVCGVGGGLYGHFQGTLRVENFYLDPTFLYVAMLVVGGMRSLSGAVIGTVTVSALTEMLRQIETGLMVPGTGITLSTPAGLGDVVLAAVMLFILIYRPNGMTGGNEITVRFGRRRS, encoded by the coding sequence ATGATGACGGCACTCTCCTCCAGCCCGCGCCCGGCGGCGTACGACATCATCCGCCGAGCAGCGCCGCTTGTGCTGCTGTTGCTGGGCATCCTGATGATAATCCTGTTGGCCGGTTTTGGCGACATCGTGCTGAAACGGCGGGTCATCCTGTGCCTGATCAACATCACGATGGTGGTAGGGCTCTACATCTTCATGGGCAATTCCGGCATCCTGAACTTCAGCGCAGTCGGCTTCATGGCGATCGGCGCCTACGCGGCGGCCTTGCTTACGATGGCCCCGGCGCTCAAGGCGACGTTCCTGCCCGATCTGCCCGGTTGGCTGGCCGCCACGCAACTGCCATTGTTGTCCGGGCCGGCTCTGGGCGGGTTGGTCGCGGCTGCGTTGGCATTGGCTATGGGCGGGCCGATTATGCGCCTGTCGGGCATTGCGGCAGGCATCGCGACGTTCTCGCTGATGTTCATCATCTATGTCGTGCTGGGAAACTGGAATTCGCTGACCGGCGGGCAAATATCGCTGATGGGGCTGAAGGCATGGGTGGGCCTGTGGCAGGCCGGACTGTTCGCCATGGCTGCGGTGGCCATCGCCTGGATATATCAGGAAACCCGCTGGGCGATTGCACTGCGCGCGTCGCGTGAAGATCAGGTTGCCGCCCGTGCATCGGGTATCCGCGTCGTGCGCCTGCGGCTGGGGGCCTATGTGCTGAGTGCCTTCGTCTGCGGCGTCGGGGGCGGGCTCTATGGCCATTTTCAGGGCACGCTGAGGGTAGAGAACTTCTATCTCGACCCCACTTTTCTTTATGTCGCGATGTTGGTGGTCGGCGGAATGCGCAGTCTGAGCGGCGCTGTCATTGGCACGGTCACCGTATCGGCCCTGACCGAGATGCTGCGCCAGATCGAGACCGGGCTGATGGTTCCAGGCACCGGCATCACGCTGTCTACGCCGGCGGGGCTGGGCGATGTGGTGCTGGCAGCGGTCATGCTGTTCATCCTGATCTATCGCCCTAATGGCATGACAGGCGGCAATGAGATCACGGTTCGGTTCGGCCGCCGACGAAGCTGA
- a CDS encoding branched-chain amino acid ABC transporter permease, translating into MTGLVQIVVDALSLGGLYALTALGIGIVFSIMRLANFAHAELVTCAAYALLALSGHAVVMAIAGAVLGAMVLAALTERIAFRPLRKSDPATMLIASFTVSMLIQKILVFAFGSRVKPLDPLPALSQPVWIAGAQVSLLKIVTIAICLVLLVALVIFLRRTSIGLQMRAAAEDFTMSQLVGVRANTVIVLAFVLSGLLAAIVAVLFTAQMGFVQPRLGLPLVLTAFVATVIGGLGSLSGAVLGGLLVGVAGTLLQALLPAELRPFREAFLFLAVILVLLVKPDGLLPARGMKERI; encoded by the coding sequence ATGACCGGCCTTGTCCAGATCGTTGTCGATGCGCTGAGCCTTGGCGGACTTTATGCCCTGACGGCGCTGGGGATCGGCATCGTGTTCAGCATAATGCGGCTGGCGAATTTTGCCCATGCCGAACTGGTCACCTGCGCAGCCTATGCGCTGCTCGCGTTGTCCGGCCATGCGGTGGTCATGGCGATTGCCGGTGCGGTGCTTGGGGCCATGGTGTTGGCAGCACTGACCGAACGGATTGCGTTCCGTCCGCTGCGCAAGTCCGACCCTGCAACGATGTTGATCGCGTCTTTCACCGTCAGCATGCTGATCCAGAAGATTCTGGTGTTCGCGTTCGGCTCAAGGGTCAAGCCGCTTGATCCGCTGCCGGCTCTCAGCCAGCCGGTCTGGATTGCGGGCGCACAGGTCAGCCTGCTCAAGATCGTCACCATTGCCATCTGCCTGGTATTGCTGGTGGCGCTGGTGATCTTTCTGCGGCGGACTTCGATCGGCTTGCAGATGCGTGCCGCAGCCGAGGATTTCACCATGTCGCAACTGGTCGGCGTGCGGGCGAACACCGTCATCGTGTTGGCCTTTGTCCTCAGCGGTCTGCTGGCAGCCATCGTGGCTGTGCTGTTCACTGCCCAGATGGGGTTCGTTCAGCCAAGGCTTGGACTGCCCCTGGTCCTTACCGCCTTTGTCGCCACCGTGATCGGTGGGTTGGGCAGCCTGTCGGGTGCGGTGCTGGGCGGGCTGTTGGTCGGAGTTGCCGGCACCTTGCTGCAAGCATTGCTGCCTGCCGAGTTGCGCCCCTTCCGCGAAGCATTCCTGTTCCTTGCGGTCATTCTTGTACTTCTGGTGAAACCCGACGGGTTGCTCCCGGCACGCGGCATGAAGGAACGGATCTGA
- a CDS encoding ABC transporter ATP-binding protein — MNPPLLHVENLVVRYGRITALDDVSLHVDAGETVAIVGPNGAGKSTLLSAIAGLVRPVHGNLSFQGEPILGQSLERTVRRGIALVPEGRHVFAGLTVLENLRIGAVIRRDHAAVTAEIDRFMQIFPILGTRRDEPAGRLSGGEQQMLVIARALMSDPALLMLDEPSLGLAPSITDQVYELIADLGKQGLSVLVVEQNADRALQAANRTCVINSGRVRLSGPSQRLAADPDFEAAYFGIGGRAA; from the coding sequence ATGAATCCTCCCTTGCTTCATGTCGAGAATCTGGTGGTTCGTTATGGCAGGATCACCGCGCTGGATGACGTCAGCCTGCATGTGGACGCAGGAGAAACAGTCGCTATTGTCGGGCCGAACGGCGCCGGAAAGTCGACATTGCTGTCCGCCATCGCAGGTCTGGTACGCCCGGTCCATGGCAATCTGTCGTTCCAGGGCGAACCCATCCTGGGACAATCACTGGAGCGAACGGTACGGCGTGGCATCGCGCTGGTGCCCGAAGGGCGGCATGTCTTTGCGGGTCTGACGGTTCTGGAAAACCTGCGCATCGGCGCGGTGATCCGCCGCGACCATGCCGCGGTCACAGCAGAGATCGACCGCTTCATGCAGATTTTTCCCATTCTGGGAACCCGCCGTGACGAACCCGCCGGGCGGCTTTCGGGGGGTGAGCAGCAGATGCTGGTGATTGCCCGGGCGCTGATGTCGGATCCGGCCCTGCTGATGCTGGACGAACCCTCGCTTGGGCTGGCGCCGTCCATCACGGACCAGGTTTACGAGCTGATCGCGGATCTTGGGAAGCAGGGGCTGTCGGTGCTGGTCGTCGAACAGAACGCGGACCGCGCGCTACAGGCGGCCAACCGCACCTGTGTGATCAACTCGGGCAGAGTCCGGCTGTCGGGCCCGTCGCAGCGGCTTGCGGCCGATCCGGATTTTGAAGCCGCCTATTTCGGTATCGGAGGACGCGCGGCATGA
- a CDS encoding ABC transporter ATP-binding protein: MALSATGIAVHFSGVRAVDDVSVTLGRGEILGLVGPNGAGKTTMVNVFSGFQAPTAGQVNLEGQGVAGRDAAWLARNGVVRTFQAVRLFHGLTVSENIEAALTSHGFSRSAARHRALEMLDYLGIAGRAQTRADALNYGDERRVGIARALALSPRFLLLDEPAAGMNVIEAEVLSDLIRRIRDDFGCGILLIEHNMGLITRTCERMHVMASGRTIAAGTPEAVFADAAFRAAYLGIKETA; encoded by the coding sequence ATGGCGCTTTCTGCAACCGGCATCGCGGTTCATTTCTCGGGCGTGCGGGCCGTCGATGACGTGTCCGTAACCCTTGGGCGCGGCGAGATTCTTGGTCTCGTCGGGCCCAACGGGGCGGGAAAGACCACGATGGTCAATGTATTCAGTGGGTTTCAGGCTCCGACTGCCGGACAAGTGAACCTGGAGGGGCAAGGGGTTGCCGGCCGTGATGCCGCCTGGCTTGCCCGAAATGGGGTGGTGCGCACCTTTCAGGCCGTGCGGCTGTTCCATGGCCTTACGGTATCCGAGAATATCGAGGCTGCGCTGACCAGCCACGGTTTCAGCCGGTCGGCCGCACGACACCGCGCGTTGGAGATGCTGGATTATCTCGGGATTGCCGGTCGGGCGCAAACCCGTGCCGATGCGCTCAACTACGGCGATGAACGAAGGGTCGGCATTGCCCGCGCGCTGGCGCTGTCGCCACGCTTCCTGCTGCTGGACGAACCCGCCGCCGGCATGAACGTGATCGAAGCCGAGGTGTTGAGCGACCTGATCCGGCGGATCCGCGACGATTTCGGCTGCGGCATCCTTTTGATCGAACACAATATGGGCCTGATCACCCGCACCTGCGAGCGGATGCACGTGATGGCCAGCGGGCGCACGATAGCCGCAGGCACGCCCGAGGCGGTGTTTGCCGATGCCGCCTTCCGGGCGGCCTATCTGGGCATCAAGGAGACAGCATGA
- a CDS encoding ABC transporter substrate-binding protein, with protein sequence MRILSLRPVGLAMSVAFAALPAAADTIKFGFVMPFSGWFQPIDAATIKGAMLAIKEVNAAGGVLGRQIEAVNFDNKSEPLLGADGALEVIGKGAKAIMVTSDFDFGAPAAFVAQQSGVLAFAGAADPKFGVTGIGNMAYSMTQASMAQASLLAEWGYEQQGWKTAYVLLDDTVAMTKSLCGSFAKRWKELGGDAALVGSDTFLNGDASIASQVSRINALPTKPAVIMLCSYSPGGPSAIRQLRAGGLDLPIMSGESMDGDYWAGAVPGLSNFYVASFGSIYGDDADPKVADFFRRYQAEYGQRADVSYAVRGYSVIEAWVRAMERAGTDDPAEVAKVLDTFTEEPLLAGPTTYTPELHIPLHRPMTIIQAQDGKFGFVAKVAAREVTLN encoded by the coding sequence ATGCGGATTCTCTCACTGAGGCCGGTCGGCCTTGCCATGTCTGTCGCCTTCGCGGCCCTGCCGGCGGCCGCTGATACCATCAAGTTCGGCTTTGTCATGCCGTTCAGTGGCTGGTTCCAGCCCATCGACGCAGCGACCATCAAGGGCGCCATGCTGGCCATCAAGGAGGTCAATGCGGCGGGCGGCGTATTGGGCAGGCAGATCGAGGCGGTGAACTTCGACAACAAGTCCGAGCCGCTTCTGGGCGCCGATGGTGCGCTGGAAGTGATCGGCAAGGGCGCCAAGGCGATCATGGTCACCAGTGACTTCGACTTTGGCGCGCCAGCGGCCTTTGTCGCGCAGCAGAGTGGTGTCCTGGCCTTTGCCGGCGCGGCGGATCCAAAGTTTGGGGTGACCGGCATCGGAAACATGGCCTATTCCATGACTCAGGCCTCAATGGCGCAGGCGTCGCTGCTGGCGGAATGGGGCTATGAACAGCAGGGCTGGAAGACCGCCTACGTCCTGCTGGATGATACCGTGGCCATGACAAAATCACTATGCGGCAGCTTTGCCAAACGGTGGAAGGAGCTCGGCGGTGATGCCGCGCTGGTCGGATCGGACACGTTCCTGAACGGCGATGCCTCGATTGCCTCGCAGGTCTCGCGCATCAATGCCTTGCCGACCAAACCCGCCGTGATCATGCTGTGTTCCTATTCGCCGGGTGGGCCCTCGGCCATTCGCCAGTTGCGGGCGGGCGGGCTCGACCTTCCGATCATGTCCGGCGAGTCGATGGACGGCGACTACTGGGCCGGCGCAGTGCCGGGGCTGTCCAACTTCTATGTTGCCTCGTTTGGCTCGATTTATGGCGATGACGCCGACCCCAAGGTCGCCGACTTCTTCCGCCGCTATCAGGCGGAATACGGCCAGCGGGCGGATGTCTCCTATGCGGTGCGCGGCTATTCGGTGATCGAAGCCTGGGTTCGTGCCATGGAACGTGCAGGAACTGACGACCCGGCGGAAGTGGCCAAGGTTCTGGATACTTTTACCGAGGAACCGCTGCTGGCTGGGCCTACCACCTATACGCCCGAGCTGCATATTCCGCTTCACCGTCCGATGACCATCATCCAGGCGCAGGACGGCAAGTTCGGTTTTGTGGCCAAGGTCGCCGCGCGCGAAGTGACGCTGAACTGA
- a CDS encoding MarR family winged helix-turn-helix transcriptional regulator encodes MSDASGAAQLLSTTESFGHNMRVTNRLIQRDLGARLGRMGLNLGQWYALRALWDGDEITQIELAQRSGFAGPAMVSAVRALLGMGLVTRHRPSDDKRKYVIKLTEKGWAARTPALAMAVEANTIALQGIAPDDVATCLRVLQKAHVNLAQAAQDNSVGLDTVDALLFQLS; translated from the coding sequence ATGTCTGATGCTTCAGGTGCTGCACAGTTGCTTTCAACGACTGAAAGCTTCGGACACAACATGCGCGTCACCAATCGCCTTATCCAGCGCGATCTGGGCGCGCGGTTGGGGCGCATGGGGCTGAACCTTGGCCAGTGGTATGCGTTGCGCGCACTTTGGGATGGCGACGAAATCACCCAGATCGAACTGGCTCAGAGATCCGGGTTTGCCGGACCCGCCATGGTGTCGGCGGTCAGGGCTCTGCTGGGAATGGGTCTGGTGACCAGACATCGGCCCAGCGACGACAAACGCAAGTATGTGATCAAGCTGACCGAGAAGGGCTGGGCCGCGCGGACCCCGGCGCTGGCAATGGCGGTCGAAGCGAACACCATCGCGCTGCAAGGCATCGCACCCGACGACGTTGCAACCTGCCTGCGCGTTCTGCAAAAAGCGCACGTGAACCTCGCACAGGCGGCACAGGACAACAGCGTGGGCCTCGATACAGTCGATGCGTTACTGTTCCAGTTAAGCTGA
- a CDS encoding GntR family transcriptional regulator: MTPKAPTPLEPAPLHLQVRDRLTDAILSGELRPGTVLPAELELAQSYGIAVGTLRRALSVLTEEGVLARRRRTGTVVTGRAPQLGLRFLIRYFRLHGLDGGLVQARSQSLSVSIAPATLAEARALDLSEGAPLCRFRRLRLVEDVPVMIDDYAVQAARLSGPVPDTVPAQLYLHLDQVHGLRLAAVRELLSAELCPQAAAALGLPDGAPLLRIDETAYDAAGRPVVLALHHADTSRHRYVSEIR, encoded by the coding sequence ATGACACCGAAAGCCCCCACGCCGCTTGAACCCGCCCCCCTGCATCTTCAGGTGCGCGACCGGCTGACCGACGCGATCCTGTCGGGCGAACTGCGCCCGGGCACCGTGTTGCCGGCCGAACTGGAACTGGCGCAAAGCTATGGGATCGCGGTGGGCACGCTGCGCCGGGCCCTGTCGGTCCTGACCGAGGAAGGGGTGCTGGCCCGCCGTCGACGGACCGGCACGGTGGTGACGGGGCGGGCGCCGCAGCTGGGTCTGCGGTTCCTGATCCGGTATTTCCGGCTGCACGGGCTGGATGGCGGGCTGGTGCAGGCCCGGTCGCAATCGCTGTCGGTTTCGATCGCACCGGCCACCCTGGCCGAGGCGCGGGCGCTGGATCTGTCCGAAGGGGCGCCCTTGTGCCGGTTCCGGCGGCTGCGGCTGGTGGAGGATGTGCCGGTGATGATCGACGATTATGCGGTGCAGGCCGCGCGGCTGTCAGGCCCGGTGCCGGACACGGTGCCGGCGCAGCTGTATCTGCATCTGGATCAGGTGCATGGGCTGCGGCTGGCGGCGGTGCGCGAATTGCTGTCGGCCGAACTGTGCCCGCAGGCTGCGGCAGCGCTTGGGCTGCCCGATGGCGCCCCGCTGCTGCGCATCGACGAAACGGCCTATGACGCGGCCGGGCGGCCGGTGGTGCTGGCCCTGCACCACGCCGATACCTCGCGCCACCGCTATGTCAGCGAGATCCGCTAG
- a CDS encoding LLM class flavin-dependent oxidoreductase, with protein MRKLRLGLSMFRLGYHVAAWRHPDVQADGAMDLGFFADIARTAERGLFDLVFMADELAIRGGTKPEGAAERMANVAELEPLTLLSAIAALTDRIGLVSTVSTTYSEPYNLARQVLSLDHLSRGRAGWNVVTSWGAEDALNFGHASLPGYDQRYARAGEFVQVVRGLWNSWAPQGLVRDKASGRFSDFAHLHPVNHAGPFFKVRGPLNMAPSVQGEPVIFSAGDSDDGREIAAREADVVFTAKQDIASARAFYADIKARAARHGRDPSEVLVMPGLMAITAPTRAQADARLAELQALLDPLVGLASLYDRMGDLSGHDVDGPVPEPKDPAFRSRAQVMYDLAQARGYTIRQLYELMAVGRGHRMLVGTPADIADEMQLWFETGAADGFNMIPTHLPAGIDALVDLVVPELQRRGLFRTGYEATTLRGNLGLPMRGRAPGR; from the coding sequence ATGCGCAAACTCCGTCTTGGCCTGTCGATGTTCCGGCTGGGCTATCATGTCGCCGCCTGGCGCCACCCCGATGTGCAGGCCGATGGCGCCATGGACCTGGGCTTTTTCGCCGACATCGCCCGGACGGCCGAACGGGGGCTGTTCGATCTGGTGTTCATGGCCGACGAACTGGCCATTCGCGGCGGGACCAAACCCGAAGGCGCCGCCGAACGCATGGCCAATGTCGCCGAGCTGGAGCCGCTGACCCTGCTGTCCGCCATTGCCGCGCTGACCGACCGGATCGGCCTGGTCTCGACCGTGTCCACGACCTACAGCGAGCCTTACAACCTGGCCCGGCAGGTGCTGTCGCTGGACCATCTGTCGCGCGGGCGGGCGGGGTGGAACGTGGTCACGTCGTGGGGGGCCGAAGATGCGCTGAACTTCGGGCATGCCAGCTTGCCCGGCTATGACCAGCGCTATGCCCGGGCCGGCGAATTCGTGCAGGTGGTGCGCGGCCTGTGGAATTCCTGGGCGCCGCAGGGGCTGGTGCGCGACAAGGCGTCGGGGCGGTTTTCCGACTTTGCCCATCTGCATCCGGTGAACCACGCTGGGCCGTTCTTCAAGGTGCGCGGACCGCTGAACATGGCCCCGTCGGTGCAGGGCGAGCCGGTGATCTTTTCCGCCGGCGACAGCGACGACGGCCGCGAGATTGCCGCGCGCGAGGCCGATGTGGTGTTCACCGCCAAGCAGGACATTGCCAGCGCACGGGCGTTTTATGCCGATATCAAGGCCCGCGCCGCGCGGCATGGCCGCGACCCGTCCGAGGTGCTGGTGATGCCCGGCCTGATGGCGATCACCGCCCCCACCCGGGCACAGGCCGACGCCAGGCTGGCCGAGTTGCAGGCCCTGCTGGACCCGCTGGTCGGTCTGGCCTCGCTTTATGACCGGATGGGCGACCTGAGCGGGCATGACGTTGACGGCCCGGTGCCCGAACCCAAGGATCCCGCGTTCCGCAGCCGCGCACAGGTGATGTATGATCTGGCGCAGGCCAGGGGCTATACCATCCGTCAGCTGTATGAACTGATGGCCGTGGGCCGCGGGCACAGGATGCTGGTGGGCACACCCGCCGACATTGCCGATGAAATGCAGCTGTGGTTCGAAACCGGCGCGGCCGACGGGTTCAACATGATCCCCACCCATCTGCCCGCCGGCATCGACGCGCTGGTCGATCTGGTGGTGCCGGAACTGCAACGGCGCGGCCTGTTCCGCACCGGGTACGAGGCGACGACCCTGCGCGGCAATCTGGGCCTGCCGATGCGTGGCCGCGCACCGGGGCGCTGA
- a CDS encoding alanine racemase produces the protein MTGRPNRVTLDPAAFAHNLALVRGLLPPGTRIWQVVKGDGYGLGVTRAADLGWQAGLRAFCAGTPDEALALRASHPAARVLLFPSAAASDLPDLARQGITVTAHDATSLDTLLRRTDNAGFLIKVDTGLHRYGFAPEDWPVALADLRASGHSGLQGIYTHFSQSRVAAGTDGPLVLFERFLTRAHQILGHRPPAMAAASPALLAGSALTYPMVDPGRALYGMLPPDQAGGHVLRPVVSAITSRLLDCRNISPGDSIGYGPAAGAVSRIGAFPIGHFDGLPASGPLGTVLIRGAEAPVLARTLLASLVDLSAIPAAQTGDEVVLAGRSGDRHRDLFQLAQTLETSATMLHFGLVRALPKQG, from the coding sequence ATGACCGGCCGCCCCAACCGCGTCACGCTGGACCCGGCGGCCTTTGCCCATAATCTGGCGCTGGTCCGGGGGCTGCTGCCCCCGGGCACCCGGATCTGGCAGGTGGTCAAGGGCGATGGCTATGGCTTGGGCGTGACCCGGGCGGCCGATCTGGGCTGGCAGGCCGGCTTGCGTGCCTTTTGTGCCGGAACCCCGGACGAGGCGCTGGCCCTGCGCGCCAGCCACCCTGCGGCACGGGTGCTGCTGTTTCCGTCGGCGGCCGCCAGCGACCTGCCGGATCTGGCGCGGCAGGGCATCACGGTGACCGCCCATGATGCCACCAGCCTGGACACCCTGCTGCGCCGCACCGACAACGCGGGCTTCCTGATCAAGGTGGATACCGGCCTGCACCGCTATGGCTTTGCCCCTGAGGACTGGCCCGTCGCGCTGGCCGATCTGCGGGCGTCGGGGCACAGCGGGTTGCAGGGCATCTACACCCATTTCAGCCAATCCCGCGTGGCGGCCGGCACCGATGGGCCGCTGGTGCTGTTCGAACGCTTTCTGACCCGGGCGCATCAGATCCTGGGCCACCGCCCGCCGGCCATGGCCGCCGCCAGCCCCGCGCTGCTGGCCGGATCGGCGCTGACCTATCCGATGGTCGATCCGGGGCGCGCGCTGTATGGCATGTTGCCACCCGATCAGGCGGGCGGGCATGTGCTGCGCCCGGTGGTTTCGGCCATCACCTCGCGCCTGCTGGATTGCCGAAATATCAGCCCGGGCGACAGCATCGGCTATGGTCCGGCGGCTGGGGCGGTCAGCCGGATCGGCGCCTTTCCCATCGGCCATTTCGATGGCCTGCCGGCCAGCGGCCCGCTGGGAACGGTGCTGATCCGGGGGGCCGAGGCGCCGGTGCTGGCGCGCACGCTGCTGGCCTCTCTGGTCGATCTCAGCGCGATCCCTGCGGCGCAGACCGGGGACGAGGTGGTGCTGGCCGGCCGCAGCGGTGACCGGCACCGCGACCTGTTCCAGCTGGCGCAAACACTGGAAACCTCGGCCACCATGCTGCATTTCGGCCTGGTGCGGGCCTTGCCGAAACAGGGCTGA
- a CDS encoding hydantoinase B/oxoprolinase family protein, translated as MTASPATTLRPAATDPVTLEILKNALESLADEMALIILRSAYSPIVRDSMDYSTAICDAQGRIIAQGLTNPIHLGSFPRIMRTLLETFGDDMHEGDGFLVNDPYDAGGMHLPDIFFIRPVWLDGARVGFTAALVHHTDIGGMAPGSMALNAEELFQEGLRLPLIKLYDRGIPNRPLFDLIRANTRMPEEVMGDLRAQISACDTVGRSLAALAARHGAAFAGRVEELLDYAERLVRARIAEMPDGTVTAEDYIDGLGEDGARLTFRVTVTVRGSDIWFDWDGTSDQVAGAINCPVTTTWSLGYAALRTALGPGIPNCEGYMRPVHLSAPLGSLVNPRAYAACAARGVIAYRMLDAYFAAFGQLMPGLVPAGGEGGPTAITFSGKHPDTNAQWLVTDGIFGSWGGRRDLDGVEGISNPGANISNQPIELIEGRLPVQVESYGYVRNSGGAGRSRGGMAMIRSYVIGVDGTRMTLRSDRRRNLPLPIDGGLPGSPSLSAILRADGRRELLPTMNMGAKVLGRGDRVVHIAAGGAGYGCPLDRPPARVAEDVADGICDAGFAAGVYGVVLDGAGRVDGAATLARRADLAAQPAATRAASQLRLFLAETGLADLWPDSTP; from the coding sequence ATGACCGCTTCGCCCGCCACCACCCTGCGCCCCGCCGCGACCGATCCGGTGACGCTGGAAATCCTCAAGAACGCGCTGGAATCGCTGGCCGATGAAATGGCGCTGATCATCCTGCGATCGGCCTATTCGCCCATCGTGCGGGATTCGATGGATTATTCCACCGCCATCTGCGATGCCCAGGGCCGCATCATCGCGCAGGGGCTGACCAACCCGATCCATCTGGGATCCTTTCCCCGCATCATGCGGACCCTGCTGGAAACCTTTGGCGACGACATGCACGAAGGCGACGGGTTTCTGGTGAACGACCCCTATGATGCCGGCGGCATGCACCTGCCCGACATCTTCTTCATCCGTCCGGTCTGGCTGGATGGCGCGCGCGTGGGGTTCACGGCCGCGCTGGTCCACCATACCGACATTGGCGGCATGGCACCGGGCAGCATGGCCCTGAATGCCGAGGAGCTGTTTCAGGAAGGGCTGCGCCTGCCGCTGATCAAGCTTTATGACCGTGGCATTCCCAACCGGCCGCTGTTCGACCTGATCCGCGCCAATACCCGCATGCCCGAGGAGGTGATGGGCGACCTGCGCGCCCAGATCTCGGCCTGCGATACCGTGGGGCGGTCGCTGGCGGCGCTGGCGGCGCGGCATGGCGCGGCCTTTGCCGGCCGGGTCGAGGAGCTGCTGGATTATGCCGAACGCCTGGTCCGCGCCCGCATCGCCGAAATGCCCGACGGAACCGTAACGGCCGAAGATTACATCGACGGCCTGGGCGAAGACGGCGCGCGGCTGACCTTTCGCGTAACGGTGACGGTGCGGGGCAGCGACATCTGGTTCGACTGGGACGGCACGTCCGATCAGGTGGCAGGCGCGATCAACTGCCCCGTCACCACCACCTGGTCGCTGGGCTATGCCGCGCTGCGCACCGCGCTGGGGCCGGGGATCCCGAATTGCGAAGGCTACATGCGCCCCGTCCACCTGTCGGCCCCGCTGGGATCGCTGGTCAACCCCCGGGCCTATGCCGCCTGCGCCGCGCGCGGCGTCATCGCCTATCGCATGCTCGATGCCTATTTCGCGGCCTTTGGCCAGCTGATGCCGGGGCTGGTCCCGGCGGGCGGCGAAGGCGGGCCGACCGCGATCACCTTTTCGGGCAAGCACCCCGATACCAACGCGCAATGGCTGGTGACCGATGGCATCTTCGGCAGCTGGGGCGGCCGGCGCGATCTGGACGGGGTGGAAGGCATTTCCAACCCGGGCGCCAATATCTCGAACCAGCCGATCGAGCTGATCGAGGGGCGGTTGCCGGTGCAGGTGGAAAGCTATGGCTATGTCCGCAATTCGGGCGGGGCAGGGCGGTCGCGCGGGGGAATGGCGATGATCCGCAGCTATGTGATCGGGGTGGATGGCACCCGGATGACCCTGCGGTCCGACCGCCGGCGCAACCTGCCGCTGCCGATTGATGGCGGGCTGCCCGGCTCGCCCTCTCTCAGCGCGATCCTGCGGGCCGACGGGCGGCGGGAACTGTTGCCGACCATGAACATGGGCGCCAAGGTGCTGGGGCGCGGCGACCGGGTGGTTCACATTGCGGCCGGGGGGGCCGGCTATGGCTGCCCGCTGGACCGACCGCCGGCACGGGTGGCCGAGGATGTGGCCGACGGCATCTGCGACGCGGGCTTTGCCGCCGGCGTCTATGGCGTGGTGCTGGACGGCGCGGGCAGGGTGGACGGCGCGGCAACGCTGGCCCGGCGGGCCGATCTGGCCGCCCAGCCCGCCGCCACCCGCGCGGCCAGTCAGTTGCGGCTGTTCCTGGCAGAAACCGGCCTTGCCGACCTGTGGCCGGACAGCACGCCATGA